The Saprospiraceae bacterium genome contains the following window.
TGCTCATGGGACATATCGCCCTGGCAGATGCCATTTTTCCGGAAGGGACTAAAGGTATCCAACTTGACATCCTGGCGCGTCAATATTTATGGAATATGTCCTTGAATTACAGTCATGGAACCGGACATGGGGTCGGCTATTTTATGAATGTACACGAGCCTCCTCAGGGTTTTGTCACCAGCTGGAATCAACGCGGCCAAAGTGAAATGCTGGAAGGCATGCTTACTTCTAACGAACCCGGATATTACGAAGAAGGATCCCA
Protein-coding sequences here:
- a CDS encoding M24 family metallopeptidase C-terminal domain-containing protein, whose product is MGHIALADAIFPEGTKGIQLDILARQYLWNMSLNYSHGTGHGVGYFMNVHEPPQGFVTSWNQRGQSEMLEGMLTSNEPGYYEEGSHGIRIENLVINSLHTKSAKGNYLKFETVTLFPIDLKLVHSPMMTKQCINWLNNYHKEVYNRIAPHLDASEKKWLKEKCKAI